A genome region from Clostridium sp. JN-9 includes the following:
- the rplM gene encoding 50S ribosomal protein L13, with the protein MKSYIAKPEDIKRKWYVVDVAGKPLGRAASQVATILRGKNKPTFTPNVDTGDFVIIINAEKVVLTGKKLDQKMLRHHTGYPGGLKEMPYRDAIARKPEFVFQEAVRRMLPPGVLGRKMLTKLKVYRGSEHEHEAQKPEVLELRY; encoded by the coding sequence ATGAAATCATACATAGCAAAACCAGAAGATATTAAAAGAAAATGGTATGTTGTTGATGTTGCTGGAAAGCCGCTTGGAAGAGCTGCCAGCCAGGTTGCTACAATTTTAAGAGGTAAAAATAAACCAACTTTCACACCAAATGTAGACACAGGAGATTTTGTTATAATAATAAATGCAGAAAAAGTTGTTTTAACTGGAAAAAAATTAGATCAAAAAATGTTAAGACACCACACAGGATATCCGGGTGGTTTAAAAGAAATGCCATACAGAGATGCTATAGCAAGAAAACCTGAATTTGTTTTTCAGGAAGCTGTTAGAAGAATGCTTCCTCCAGGAGTACTTGGAAGAAAAATGTTAACAAAACTTAAAGTATATAGAGGTTCAGAGCATGAACATGAAGCTCAGAAGCCTGAAGTATTAGAATTAAGATACTAA
- the rpsI gene encoding 30S ribosomal protein S9, with product MAKVQYFGTGRRKKSIARVRLVPGEGRITINNRDIDAYCPLETLKLIINQPLTLTETKDKFDVVVNVCGGGFTGQAGAIRHGISRALLKADANLRPELKKAGFLTRDPRMKERKKYGLKKARRAPQFSKR from the coding sequence ATGGCTAAAGTACAGTATTTTGGAACTGGAAGAAGAAAAAAATCAATCGCAAGAGTAAGACTTGTACCAGGTGAAGGTAGAATAACAATAAATAATAGAGATATAGATGCTTACTGCCCACTTGAAACATTAAAGCTAATAATAAATCAGCCGCTAACTTTAACTGAAACAAAGGACAAATTTGATGTAGTTGTTAATGTATGTGGTGGTGGATTTACAGGTCAAGCAGGAGCTATAAGACATGGTATTTCAAGAGCTTTGTTAAAGGCTGATGCAAATTTAAGACCAGAATTAAAAAAGGCTGGTTTCTTAACTAGAGACCCAAGAATGAAAGAAAGAAAGAAATATGGTCTTAAGAAAGCCAGAAGAGCTCCACAATTTTCAAAAAGATAG